In Reichenbachiella agarivorans, one genomic interval encodes:
- a CDS encoding IPT/TIG domain-containing protein, with product MKDIFKNKAFFGIVIGVIVAVYSACQFEEELPKITEYPDITVSDYSPKSGKPNELVVITGTNFGDYPQAVTVSFGGVASQVIDTVYNEEIRVRVPYGAVTGEVTVKVWTNEAGFDEDFVVLAGAKITSIDPAAGSAGEIITITGENFGTEMSDVEVRFASTSDAGYSVAELISVADTEIQAVIPVGVTGAITLVVQPETITGPQFVYPFVGIDETFDNGDGGWEPQQGGTSSVADGMLSVEFVGGKQSDLKFNQSILIDGGSFPYVAMKMTRLGDFDLSLETDLGVFGGDVNQYGGILSGDVYYWDLRSAPFIDDSDVETTIPVDEKTLVSDFRFNITARSSETGYSVDFIRSFETLDNLKAYIAENTPVGKYYFEFDEEVLTATTDADKIRCEFTDHKMAYHQTGSKMVLTFAEARMDFFRMYKNGKPATSGKLEGDPQYVPNWVYSKEYPIYAMKVDLPDGVVPFTKWTKLVPEPSFPGFAANNFAGTALDGGVFYWDGRDFIENNASFDVASGLTYWDSFGFGASNVTASLIGTDWSCDWFMTFKSLEELQAYMENH from the coding sequence ATGAAAGACATATTTAAAAATAAGGCGTTTTTTGGGATAGTGATTGGAGTGATTGTCGCAGTGTACTCTGCGTGTCAGTTCGAAGAAGAACTACCCAAAATAACTGAATATCCAGATATTACAGTTAGCGATTATAGTCCTAAATCAGGAAAGCCTAACGAACTTGTGGTGATCACAGGGACTAACTTTGGAGATTATCCTCAAGCCGTAACTGTGAGTTTTGGGGGTGTAGCATCGCAGGTGATTGACACGGTGTATAACGAAGAGATTCGTGTGCGTGTGCCATATGGTGCGGTAACTGGAGAAGTAACAGTAAAAGTTTGGACCAATGAGGCAGGATTTGATGAAGATTTCGTCGTATTGGCAGGAGCTAAGATTACTAGTATTGATCCTGCGGCAGGATCTGCTGGAGAGATTATTACCATCACTGGAGAGAACTTTGGTACTGAGATGAGTGATGTTGAGGTGAGATTTGCTTCGACCAGTGACGCTGGCTATTCGGTAGCTGAGTTGATTTCTGTAGCAGACACCGAGATACAAGCCGTTATACCGGTAGGTGTCACAGGTGCAATCACACTAGTGGTGCAACCTGAGACTATTACAGGTCCACAGTTTGTATATCCTTTTGTTGGAATTGATGAGACATTTGATAATGGTGACGGAGGTTGGGAACCTCAGCAAGGTGGAACTTCTTCCGTGGCTGACGGTATGCTCTCTGTAGAGTTTGTAGGTGGTAAGCAATCCGACCTGAAGTTTAACCAGTCTATCTTGATCGATGGAGGTTCCTTCCCATATGTGGCGATGAAAATGACTAGGTTGGGAGACTTTGATCTTTCACTCGAAACGGATTTAGGTGTATTTGGAGGGGATGTGAATCAATACGGAGGCATCTTGTCTGGTGATGTGTATTACTGGGATTTGAGAAGTGCTCCGTTTATAGATGATAGTGATGTTGAGACTACTATACCAGTAGATGAGAAAACCCTTGTTTCCGACTTTAGATTCAATATCACTGCACGTTCATCTGAGACAGGATATTCGGTAGATTTCATCAGGTCGTTTGAGACACTTGATAACCTTAAGGCTTATATCGCTGAGAACACACCTGTTGGGAAGTATTATTTCGAATTTGATGAGGAAGTACTCACAGCCACGACAGATGCCGATAAAATCAGATGTGAGTTTACAGATCACAAAATGGCATATCATCAAACGGGGAGTAAGATGGTTCTTACGTTCGCAGAAGCTAGAATGGACTTCTTCCGCATGTACAAAAATGGTAAGCCTGCAACTAGCGGTAAGCTAGAAGGTGACCCTCAATATGTACCAAACTGGGTGTACAGCAAAGAATACCCAATCTATGCTATGAAGGTTGATTTGCCAGACGGTGTTGTGCCATTTACAAAATGGACTAAGCTGGTTCCAGAGCCATCATTCCCAGGTTTTGCAGCAAACAATTTTGCAGGTACTGCCTTAGATGGAGGAGTATTCTATTGGGATGGTAGAGACTTTATTGAAAACAATGCGAGTTTTGACGTAGCTAGTGGTCTTACTTATTGGGATTCATTTGGTTTTGGCGCAAGTAATGTTACTGCCAGCTTAATTGGTACTGATTGGTCTTGTGATTGGTTTATGACATTCAAGAGCCTTGAAGAACTTCAGGCTTATATGGAGAACCATTAA
- a CDS encoding RagB/SusD family nutrient uptake outer membrane protein, translating into MMKLLKNITLVALLLALMPSCQDRFIDLEPRGSYTEAVYFKTPEHFEYASNQLYFNLIGWSRVKGSGLADAYYTGYGDWMDFGSDLIALPQAEGRGTNTVEQTNPYWTNHYYFLRDVNTLIAKSEEFTGDMADINRYVATAYFFRAYHYYELLQNFGGVPIITENFELDDAELKLAKRNSRYEVVAQVLADLDVAIAGLPIEQEIPDSDKGKVSKWAAESLKARVLLYEATWEKYVGTSTDGDGETVGAGSFVPDQYPSVSDMLSEAITLSADVINNGGYELWNHNDVLDNMSNYYLFNLDGDASNPLGLGKSSNNEFIIQGIYDFILRQAGASAQISHTVAGRLAPSRKMLDLFLCTDGLPIDKSALFQGYNKMSDEIKNRDYRMKSYFSDIPADGSPALTAQSETASGVGVTNQKFESYDYPNYRQTTQESQNFPYLRLAEVYLIYAEALFERDGAISDADLNLSINLTRGRAGLDPLSNSLVNDNGLDMLEEIRRERTLELFGENSRFNDLKRWGIAEAELSAAVHGPIIEGTIYETDASLYKPEFFPFGLEKVENGTGTLLNAVILDATSNRNFTRKNYLSPIPLADILITEELLQNPGW; encoded by the coding sequence ATGATGAAATTATTAAAAAATATAACACTTGTCGCGCTGCTGTTAGCATTGATGCCAAGTTGTCAAGATAGATTTATCGACCTAGAACCTAGAGGTAGCTATACCGAGGCGGTTTACTTCAAAACCCCAGAGCACTTCGAATATGCATCCAATCAATTGTACTTCAATTTGATTGGATGGAGCAGAGTGAAAGGCAGCGGTTTGGCAGATGCATATTATACTGGTTATGGTGACTGGATGGATTTTGGGAGTGATTTGATTGCCTTGCCTCAAGCTGAGGGTCGTGGTACCAACACTGTAGAACAAACTAATCCTTATTGGACCAATCATTATTATTTTCTACGTGATGTCAATACATTGATCGCTAAAAGTGAAGAATTCACTGGAGACATGGCTGATATTAATAGATATGTAGCTACGGCTTACTTTTTCAGAGCGTACCATTACTATGAATTGCTTCAGAATTTTGGTGGAGTTCCTATTATTACCGAAAATTTCGAATTGGATGATGCAGAATTGAAATTAGCCAAAAGAAATAGCAGGTATGAAGTAGTAGCACAGGTTTTAGCTGATTTGGATGTTGCGATAGCAGGGCTGCCAATTGAGCAGGAAATACCAGACAGCGACAAAGGTAAAGTGAGCAAGTGGGCCGCTGAGTCTTTGAAAGCCAGAGTATTGTTGTATGAAGCTACATGGGAAAAATATGTGGGTACAAGCACAGATGGTGATGGAGAGACAGTAGGAGCGGGATCTTTCGTGCCTGATCAATACCCTTCAGTATCTGATATGCTATCTGAGGCTATTACTTTGTCTGCCGATGTGATTAACAACGGCGGGTACGAATTGTGGAATCACAATGACGTCCTAGACAACATGAGTAACTACTACCTTTTCAACTTGGATGGTGATGCATCTAATCCACTGGGATTGGGCAAATCCAGTAATAATGAGTTTATTATTCAGGGTATTTATGATTTTATTTTGCGTCAAGCAGGTGCTAGTGCACAGATTAGTCATACTGTAGCGGGACGTTTGGCTCCAAGTAGAAAAATGTTGGACTTGTTCTTATGCACGGATGGTTTGCCAATTGATAAATCTGCTTTGTTTCAAGGATATAATAAAATGTCTGACGAAATAAAGAATAGAGACTATCGAATGAAGTCATACTTTTCAGATATACCAGCGGATGGATCACCAGCACTCACAGCACAAAGTGAAACCGCATCTGGTGTAGGTGTGACCAATCAAAAATTCGAGTCATATGATTATCCTAACTATAGACAAACTACGCAGGAGTCACAAAACTTCCCATATTTGAGATTGGCAGAGGTTTACTTGATCTATGCAGAGGCGTTGTTTGAAAGAGACGGAGCAATCAGTGATGCAGATCTTAATCTTTCAATCAACTTGACACGTGGCAGAGCTGGATTGGATCCATTATCAAATTCCTTAGTGAATGACAATGGGTTAGACATGTTGGAAGAAATTAGAAGAGAGAGAACTTTGGAGTTGTTTGGTGAAAACAGCCGATTCAATGATCTAAAAAGATGGGGTATTGCAGAAGCAGAGTTAAGTGCTGCTGTACATGGGCCAATCATTGAAGGTACTATCTATGAAACAGATGCTTCTCTTTACAAGCCTGAGTTTTTTCCTTTCGGATTGGAAAAAGTTGAGAATGGTACAGGAACACTGCTAAATGCGGTGATATTAGATGCTACATCTAATAGAAACTTTACTAGAAAGAATTATTTGTCTCCAATTCCACTTGCTGATATTCTGATTACAGAAGAGCTGTTGCAGAATCCAGGATGGTAA
- a CDS encoding SusC/RagA family TonB-linked outer membrane protein yields MKRTITKSIAYTLSRGMVVLMLICLSAISVYAQGTQISGQILDETGIGLPGATIMEVGTTNGTTSDLDGKFSMKVTDQSAQITVSFIGYVSQNITVGGRSQFTVNMEVDAQSLEEVIIVGYGEQTKQTMTGAVEVVDDKAFQSQAVNNPLLSLQGQTPGLQITRASARPGNEDMNVSIRGTTSINGGSVLYVIDGVPSVETEFNNMNPDDIASVTVLKDGSAAIYGSRAANGVILVTTKKGSGAMQVQYSGSYRVKTIGNKPPVPNMSEFGTAFLAAVDAEGNGQYLQWGTRENLVDMSNGVERVYDDTAWGSIYLGDADRFDEMYGNAYSQQHNLSISGATDKTNYRVSGNFSDDQGALKTAYDGQKQYTFRMNVDQKITDRISLDVGLSHQFIKTSSPSTGLQAGSIFSDPPIFPAYNPYGQWFSNFEIGNRNSVGQTVDGGREEKENHITKINVGLTAQIVEGLEFKVLASYRQRSDMEDKYVLSVPLYTWAGVLVQDANATTYINSKFLESTRESYNAYLTYTKTIGSGHNFKLMGGVTADLDRSSNIEARRDGIESLDVYTLSLGTGVQTNKSGEGNWGLYSYIGRFNYDYQGKYLVEALGRADASSRFADGYKWQNYFSGSLGWVVSEESFLRNNSILSFLKLKASWSEMGSQAGIGENDYLSTMAFGTIPFGVDPANQTRARVSSVTTNVRTWERVQMTNLGVEFTMFKHKLSGSFDYFIKNNPNMLASQVFWSGLGGTAPTQNIGHLRTKGWEAVLGWKDQVGELRYGISVNMANNTNELVSLEGAESWVAGLNNASNDQYRVGYPLNAYWMYETDGLFQTQDEVDAYYAAYGGGGELPTGTSILRPGDIIKKDLDGNGQISATAEEGGDLKFMGDNAPHYFFGINTNLAWKGFDFTANFQGHLQQNVQRIGHLSYPFYAAWSNQTTAFLGKTWSEDNTDAEYPKLTTSSTRAQYNYRNNDFFLQNSKYIRLKTLVLGYTIPSEITNVVKISKARIYFSGNDLWEATSIKDGYDPEMGESANNVYPFMRSYALGAVITF; encoded by the coding sequence ATGAAAAGAACTATAACTAAAAGTATAGCATATACTCTATCAAGAGGTATGGTTGTGTTGATGCTGATTTGCTTATCGGCAATATCAGTTTACGCACAAGGAACCCAGATTTCTGGGCAGATATTAGACGAAACTGGCATAGGATTGCCAGGAGCAACGATCATGGAAGTAGGTACTACCAATGGTACTACTTCTGATCTAGATGGTAAGTTCAGCATGAAAGTTACCGATCAATCCGCTCAGATCACAGTATCCTTTATTGGATATGTATCTCAAAATATAACAGTAGGGGGACGTTCGCAATTCACGGTCAACATGGAAGTGGACGCACAAAGTCTAGAAGAGGTCATCATCGTGGGATATGGTGAACAAACCAAGCAGACTATGACTGGTGCTGTAGAGGTTGTCGATGACAAGGCTTTTCAAAGTCAAGCCGTCAACAATCCTTTGTTGTCTTTGCAAGGACAGACTCCAGGACTTCAGATCACAAGAGCAAGTGCTCGTCCAGGAAATGAGGACATGAATGTCAGTATCAGAGGGACTACTTCGATCAATGGAGGTTCGGTTCTTTATGTGATTGATGGAGTACCATCTGTAGAGACGGAGTTCAACAACATGAACCCAGATGATATTGCATCGGTGACTGTCCTAAAGGATGGTTCTGCTGCGATCTATGGGTCCAGAGCAGCCAACGGGGTTATTTTGGTGACGACAAAAAAAGGCTCTGGCGCTATGCAGGTTCAGTATAGTGGTAGCTACCGTGTGAAGACCATAGGTAATAAACCTCCTGTGCCAAACATGAGTGAATTTGGTACAGCCTTTTTAGCAGCAGTCGATGCTGAAGGTAACGGTCAGTACCTGCAATGGGGTACAAGAGAGAATTTGGTCGATATGTCCAACGGTGTAGAAAGAGTTTATGACGACACGGCTTGGGGATCGATTTATCTAGGAGATGCTGATCGATTTGACGAGATGTATGGCAATGCCTATTCACAGCAACATAATTTGTCTATCTCTGGAGCAACCGATAAAACGAACTATAGAGTATCTGGGAATTTCTCTGATGACCAAGGTGCGTTGAAGACTGCATATGACGGACAGAAGCAATATACATTTAGAATGAATGTAGATCAGAAAATCACTGATCGAATCAGTCTGGATGTAGGATTGTCTCATCAGTTTATTAAAACATCATCTCCATCTACGGGACTTCAAGCGGGTAGTATCTTCAGTGACCCTCCGATCTTTCCTGCCTACAACCCTTACGGCCAGTGGTTTTCTAATTTTGAAATAGGAAATAGAAACTCTGTAGGCCAGACTGTTGATGGAGGTAGAGAAGAAAAGGAAAACCATATTACCAAGATCAATGTAGGATTGACAGCTCAGATAGTAGAAGGACTGGAATTCAAGGTTTTGGCATCTTACCGTCAAAGATCTGATATGGAAGATAAATATGTATTGTCTGTTCCATTGTACACTTGGGCAGGTGTTTTGGTACAAGATGCCAATGCAACCACTTATATCAATTCTAAATTTTTGGAATCAACCAGAGAGTCATACAATGCTTATTTGACATATACTAAGACTATCGGTTCCGGGCATAATTTTAAGTTAATGGGGGGTGTGACTGCTGATCTTGATAGGTCGTCAAACATCGAAGCAAGAAGAGATGGTATAGAATCCTTGGATGTATATACGCTAAGCTTAGGCACGGGTGTCCAAACCAATAAGAGTGGTGAAGGAAATTGGGGTCTGTATTCATACATTGGTAGATTTAACTACGACTACCAAGGAAAGTATTTGGTCGAAGCATTGGGCAGAGCAGATGCTTCTTCTAGGTTTGCCGATGGTTACAAGTGGCAAAACTATTTCTCTGGATCACTCGGATGGGTGGTGTCAGAGGAGAGTTTCTTGCGCAACAATTCGATACTTAGTTTTTTGAAGTTGAAGGCAAGTTGGTCTGAAATGGGAAGTCAAGCGGGTATTGGAGAGAATGATTATTTGTCTACGATGGCATTTGGTACTATTCCATTTGGTGTCGATCCTGCGAATCAAACCAGAGCTAGGGTGAGTAGTGTGACGACCAACGTAAGAACCTGGGAACGAGTACAGATGACAAACCTTGGCGTTGAGTTTACGATGTTTAAGCATAAACTGTCTGGAAGCTTTGATTATTTTATCAAGAACAACCCAAACATGTTGGCTAGTCAAGTGTTCTGGTCAGGATTGGGAGGAACTGCTCCTACACAAAATATAGGACACCTTAGAACCAAAGGTTGGGAAGCAGTCCTTGGGTGGAAAGATCAAGTTGGTGAATTGAGATATGGTATATCAGTCAATATGGCTAACAATACCAATGAGTTGGTGTCATTAGAAGGTGCTGAAAGCTGGGTTGCTGGGTTGAACAATGCCTCGAATGACCAATACCGTGTGGGGTACCCATTGAACGCATATTGGATGTACGAGACAGACGGATTGTTTCAGACACAAGATGAGGTAGATGCATACTACGCAGCGTATGGTGGTGGTGGGGAATTACCAACTGGTACATCTATACTGAGACCTGGAGACATCATCAAAAAGGATTTGGATGGTAATGGTCAGATTTCTGCTACTGCCGAAGAAGGTGGTGATTTGAAATTTATGGGAGACAATGCCCCACATTATTTTTTTGGAATCAATACCAATTTAGCGTGGAAGGGATTCGACTTTACGGCGAATTTCCAAGGACACCTGCAACAAAATGTACAGAGAATAGGGCATCTTTCTTATCCATTCTATGCTGCATGGTCTAATCAAACGACTGCCTTTTTGGGCAAAACATGGTCAGAGGACAATACAGATGCAGAGTACCCTAAGTTGACCACTAGCTCTACCAGAGCGCAATACAACTATAGAAACAACGATTTCTTTTTGCAGAACAGCAAATACATTCGTTTGAAAACTTTAGTGCTTGGATACACCATTCCTTCGGAAATCACGAATGTCGTGAAGATATCTAAAGCTAGAATTTACTTTTCAGGAAATGATTTGTGGGAAGCCACCAGTATAAAGGATGGATATGATCCTGAAATGGGAGAGAGTGCCAACAATGTTTACCCTTTCATGAGGTCTTACGCATTAGGCGCAGTGATTACTTTCTAA